One Silene latifolia isolate original U9 population chromosome 4, ASM4854445v1, whole genome shotgun sequence DNA segment encodes these proteins:
- the LOC141652340 gene encoding uncharacterized protein LOC141652340, with protein sequence MEYFMKTKYVRLKSLRNRYLVAGKDGESVKQSRNGNAIRACWIVEMVDGKPNLIRLRSCHGKYLTASDDRFLLGWTGNKVFQTSGTGDEPAVQWEPVSVSDLPSYIRLRSPCFGKFLRANGGAPPWRKSVTVDVQESAVTQVWILWCVDTLTDQGIDSDLCSSGHESDQSTGASSPTSSSSPLNLPFKSGILDLHNAKIIRLLSHHNKYLWAHEDGDLVIQGKHGSQKQAYWAVEHITPVKGGSLVRLKSSYQKYLTATEDNFLLGATGKKVKQTVPAKLDYSIEWELIRDGNKVRLKTWDGNFLRANGGVPPWRNSVTHDLPHLSKDKLLWGIEVFDVYDD encoded by the exons ATGGAGTACTTCATGAAAACAAAGTATGTGAGACTCAAGAGCCTCCGAAACCGGTACTTGGTTGCAGGAAAAGACGGGGAGTCTGTGAAACAGAGTCGCAATGGCAATGCAATTCGTGCGTGTTGGATTGTCGAAATGGTGGATGGAAAACCCAACTTGATCCGCCTTCGTAGCTGCCACGGCAAGTACCTTACCGCTTCTGACGATCGGTTTCTATTAGGTTGGACAG GTAACAAGGTTTTCCAAACGTCAGGAACTGGTGATGAACCGGCAGTTCAGTGGGAGCCTGTATCTGTAAGCGATCTTCCGTCATACATCAGACTGCGGAGTCCATGTTTTGGTAAGTTTTTAAGGGCTAACGGTGGGGCACCGCCTTGGAGGAAATCGGTGACGGTGGATGTGCAGGAGAGCGCTGTTACCCAAGTTTGGATCTTGTGGTGTGTTGACACTCTTACTGATCAAGGAATCGACAGTGATTTGTGTTCATCGGGACATGAAAGTGATCAATCAACTGGAGCATCTTCACCAACATCTTCTTCTTCTCCCCTCAACCTTCCATTTAAG AGTGGAATACTAGACCTTCATAATGCAAAGATAATCCGGCTACTAAGCCACCATAACAAGTACTTATGGGCCCATGAAGATGGCGACTTGGTGATCCAAGGCAAACACGGTAGCCAGAAGCAGGCGTATTGGGCCGTGGAACATATAACTCCTGTAAAAGGAGGGAGTTTAGTGCGGCTTAAGAGTAGCTACCAAAAGTACTTAACCGCCACAGAAGATAACTTCTTGTTAGGTGCCACCGGAAAGAAGGTTAAACAAACAGTGCCGGCAAAGTTGGATTACTCAATTGAGTGGGAGCTTATTAGGGATGGCAATAAGGTAAGGCTTAAGACATGGGATGGTAACTTTTTGAGGGCTAACGGAGGAGTTCCACCATGGCGGAACTCAGTCACCCATGATCTTCCTCATTTAAGTAAGGATAAGTTACTTTGGGGGATTGAAGTCTTTGATGTTTATGACGATTAA
- the LOC141652341 gene encoding uncharacterized protein LOC141652341, whose protein sequence is MEYFMETKYVRLKSLHNKYLVATENGESIKQSRIGNTIQAYWAVETVISRPNLICLRSYLGKLLTASDKAFLLGWTGDKAVQSSGSDSDPSVLWEPVRDHSFYIRLRTPVYDKFLRANGGGPPWRNSVTVDMPECAVTHEWILWSIETLDDEVIDIDLRNSESKKMCSSSSLEIIDQSVYTEGSTPSSFVSRDLSYMVRLPIYINSTLQIWHTVFAIFTEY, encoded by the exons ATGGAATACTTCATGGAAACAAAATATGTCAGGCTCAAGAGCCTACACAACAAGTACTTGGTAGCAACTGAAAATGGTGAATCTATCAAGCAGAGTCGCATTGGGAATACAATCCAAGCCTATTGGGCTGTCGAAACGGTTATCAGTAGACCCAATTTGATCTGCCTGCGTAGCTATCTAGGCAAGCTCCTTACCGCCTCCGACAAAGCCTTTCTATTAGGCTGGACAG GTGATAAGGCTGTGCAATCTTCAGGAAGTGATAGTGACCCATCAGTCCTGTGGGAGCCTGTACGAGATCATTCATTCTATATTAGATTGCGAACCCCTGTTTACGACAAGTTTCTGAGGGCTAACGGTGGGGGCCCGCCATGGAGGAATTCGGTGACAGTAGATATGCCGGAGTGTGCTGTTACACATGAATGGATCTTGTGGAGTATTGAAACTCTTGATGATGAGGTTATTGACATTGACCTAAGGAACTCAGAGAGTAAAAAGATGTGCTCATCATCAAGTCTTGAAATTATTGATCAGTCTGTATATACAGAAGGTTCAACACCATCATCTTTTGTTTCTCGTGACCTTTCATACATGGTACGTTTGCCAATCTATATTAATTCGACACTTCAA